A genomic segment from Nocardia cyriacigeorgica GUH-2 encodes:
- a CDS encoding MarR family winged helix-turn-helix transcriptional regulator produces MIGFRLKRLDQLIETTFDQLLGKAGLDRREWQTLNTISRGPADEAQLTDALRPFWEANGEKISDVLGTLMTRGWLHRDADGRYTLTPAGQSAHQTAITEVGSLRERMTEGVSAQEFTQMMDVLHRMIVNLETP; encoded by the coding sequence ATGATCGGCTTCCGGCTCAAGCGGCTCGATCAACTCATCGAGACCACCTTCGACCAGCTGCTCGGCAAGGCCGGGCTGGATCGTCGCGAATGGCAGACCCTCAACACGATCAGTCGCGGCCCGGCCGACGAAGCGCAGCTCACCGATGCCCTGCGCCCATTTTGGGAAGCCAACGGCGAGAAGATCTCCGACGTGCTCGGCACCCTGATGACCCGCGGCTGGCTGCACCGCGACGCCGACGGCCGCTACACCCTGACTCCCGCAGGCCAGTCGGCTCATCAGACCGCCATAACCGAGGTCGGCAGCCTGCGCGAGCGGATGACCGAGGGAGTCAGCGCCCAGGAGTTCACCCAGATGATGGACGTCCTGCACCGCATGATCGTCAACCTGGAAACGCCCTGA